One part of the Streptomyces ferrugineus genome encodes these proteins:
- a CDS encoding LacI family DNA-binding transcriptional regulator, with protein sequence MTHSPLRPPTMADVARLAGVSHQTVSRVLGEHPNVRDETRARVLRAIEEMGYRRNSSARALVTRRTRTLGVVASDTTLFGPASTLFALEEAARAEGYLVSTVSLRKLTVEKLSEALDHLSEGGVEGVVAIAPQRSAVEALAELRHPFPVVTVGSGPGSGIPSVNVDQHLGARLATGHLLATGHSRVWHLAGPEDWQEAADRAAGWRSTLEAAGVEPPMLLRGDWSPLSGYRAGQELAGWVGRGLTAVFVANDQMALGVLRALREAGVRTPQDVAVVGFDDIPESEFFAPPLTTVRQDFSAVGRRSIALLLDLIEGRAPTGTPRFAIEPQLVVRASTCPSTPQAEGAPG encoded by the coding sequence GTGACCCACTCACCGCTTCGGCCGCCCACCATGGCCGACGTGGCACGCCTGGCCGGTGTGTCCCACCAGACCGTGTCCCGTGTGCTGGGGGAGCATCCCAACGTGCGGGACGAGACGCGGGCCAGGGTGCTGCGCGCGATCGAGGAGATGGGTTACCGCCGCAACTCCTCGGCACGGGCCCTGGTCACCCGGCGCACCCGGACCCTGGGTGTGGTCGCCTCCGACACCACCCTCTTCGGACCGGCCAGCACGTTGTTCGCGCTCGAGGAGGCGGCGCGTGCCGAGGGGTACCTCGTCTCGACGGTCAGTCTGCGCAAGCTGACCGTGGAGAAGCTGTCCGAGGCCCTGGACCACCTCAGCGAGGGCGGGGTCGAGGGAGTGGTCGCCATCGCCCCGCAGCGGTCGGCGGTCGAGGCCCTCGCCGAACTCCGCCACCCGTTCCCGGTGGTGACCGTGGGCAGCGGGCCCGGATCGGGGATCCCCAGCGTCAACGTGGATCAGCATCTGGGCGCGCGGCTGGCCACCGGCCACCTGCTGGCCACCGGCCACAGCAGGGTCTGGCACCTCGCCGGACCCGAGGACTGGCAGGAGGCGGCCGACCGGGCCGCCGGCTGGCGGTCGACCCTCGAAGCGGCGGGCGTGGAGCCGCCCATGCTGCTGCGCGGGGACTGGAGTCCGCTGTCCGGCTACCGTGCCGGCCAGGAACTGGCCGGCTGGGTGGGCCGCGGACTGACCGCCGTCTTCGTCGCCAACGACCAGATGGCACTGGGGGTGTTGCGGGCCCTGCGGGAAGCGGGTGTGAGAACTCCCCAGGACGTCGCGGTGGTCGGCTTCGACGACATCCCGGAGTCGGAGTTCTTCGCTCCCCCGCTCACCACCGTCCGGCAGGACTTCTCGGCGGTGGGCCGGCGGAGCATCGCGCTGCTGCTGGATCTCATCGAGGGCCGGGCCCCCACCGGGACACCCCGGTTCGCCATCGAACCCCAACTCGTCGTCCGCGCCAGCACCTGTCCGTCCACCCCTCAGGCGGAGGGCGCTCCCGGCTGA
- a CDS encoding ABC transporter substrate-binding protein: protein MLNRRNFLTAAVGVAAAGGLAACAKEDDSPAGSASSGGGKKLTLGFSQVGSESGWRTANSQSVKDAAKEAGFTLKFSDAQQKQENQISAIRSYIAQKVDVIAFSPVVVTGWDAVLREAKNAKIPVVLTDRSVETSDESLYVTLVGSDFTDEGRRAARILEKVLDKAGHKGPVKIAQLEGTTGAAPAIERGKGFKEVMEAEHKDDWKIVVSQTGDFTRAGGKQVMAAFLQSNPDINVLFAHNDDMGIGAIQAIEAAGKKPGKDILIVTVDGVKDGFVAMSEGKINAIVECNPLLGPQLMEVVQKVKDGETVERWIKTEESDFMQDQAKEALPNRKY from the coding sequence ATGCTCAACAGACGGAACTTCCTCACTGCGGCGGTCGGCGTGGCGGCGGCGGGCGGCCTGGCGGCCTGCGCCAAGGAGGACGACAGCCCCGCCGGCTCCGCCTCCTCGGGCGGCGGCAAGAAGCTCACCCTCGGCTTCTCCCAGGTCGGCTCGGAAAGCGGCTGGCGTACCGCGAACAGCCAGTCGGTGAAGGACGCCGCCAAGGAAGCGGGCTTCACCCTCAAGTTCTCCGACGCCCAGCAGAAGCAGGAGAACCAGATCTCCGCGATCCGCAGCTACATCGCGCAGAAGGTGGACGTCATAGCCTTCTCGCCGGTCGTCGTCACCGGCTGGGACGCGGTGCTCAGGGAGGCCAAGAACGCGAAGATCCCGGTGGTCCTCACCGACCGCTCGGTGGAGACCTCCGACGAGTCCCTGTACGTCACCCTCGTCGGCTCCGACTTCACGGACGAGGGCCGCCGCGCCGCCCGGATCCTGGAGAAGGTCCTCGACAAGGCCGGCCACAAGGGTCCCGTGAAGATCGCACAGCTGGAGGGCACCACCGGTGCCGCCCCCGCGATCGAGCGCGGCAAGGGCTTCAAGGAGGTCATGGAGGCGGAGCACAAGGACGACTGGAAGATCGTCGTCAGCCAGACCGGTGACTTCACCCGGGCCGGCGGCAAGCAGGTCATGGCGGCCTTCCTGCAGTCCAACCCGGACATCAACGTGCTGTTCGCGCACAACGACGACATGGGGATCGGCGCCATCCAGGCCATCGAGGCGGCCGGCAAGAAGCCCGGCAAGGACATCCTGATCGTCACGGTCGACGGTGTGAAGGACGGCTTCGTCGCCATGTCCGAGGGCAAGATCAACGCCATCGTCGAGTGCAACCCGCTGCTCGGCCCCCAGCTGATGGAGGTCGTCCAGAAGGTCAAGGACGGCGAGACGGTCGAGCGGTGGATCAAGACCGAGGAGAGCGACTTCATGCAGGACCAGGCCAAGGAAGCGCTCCCGAACCGCAAGTACTGA
- a CDS encoding sugar ABC transporter ATP-binding protein — protein sequence MAEPRPVLEMTGIVKEFPGVRALSGVDFRLFPGEIHALMGENGAGKSTLIKVLTGVYSLDGGTITLDGKSVRFGSPLQAQHAGISTVYQEVNLCPNLSVAENIFIGREPTRMGRIQWKQLRRDAAKLVDRLGLDIDVTAPLSAYPLAVQQLVAIVRSVGTGDSDGEGSGTKVLVLDEPTSSLDRDEVLELFRLMRQLRDEGVAILFVSHFLDQIYEICDRMTVLRNGTLVGEHLVRDLDQVGLIELMIGKALDQLEELHDHQLHSGVGETLLKAEGLGRTGGIAPFDLEIKKGEVLGLAGLLGSGRTELARLLFGADQPDSGKVTVGGEQVPMSAPNDAIGAGVAFCSENRKTEGLVPDLTVRENIILALQAARGWTRPIPVAQRDELVAKYIKALDIRPANPEARVGQLSGGNQQKVLLARWLITQPKLLILDEPTRGIDVGAKAEIQKLVVSLSEDGMSVLYIAAELEEVLRLSHTIGVLRDRRLVAQIANGPEITPSRILETIASGEHQ from the coding sequence ATGGCAGAGCCGCGGCCCGTCCTGGAGATGACGGGCATAGTCAAAGAGTTTCCGGGGGTACGGGCTCTGTCGGGCGTCGACTTCCGGCTCTTCCCCGGCGAGATCCACGCCCTGATGGGCGAGAACGGCGCCGGGAAATCCACCCTCATCAAGGTGCTGACAGGGGTCTACTCCCTGGACGGCGGCACGATCACCCTCGACGGGAAGTCCGTGCGGTTCGGCAGCCCGCTGCAGGCGCAGCACGCCGGTATCAGCACGGTCTACCAGGAGGTCAACCTCTGCCCCAACCTGTCGGTGGCGGAGAACATCTTCATCGGACGCGAGCCCACCCGCATGGGCCGCATCCAGTGGAAGCAGCTGCGGCGGGACGCGGCGAAGCTGGTGGACCGGCTCGGCCTCGACATCGACGTGACCGCGCCCCTGTCCGCGTACCCGCTGGCGGTGCAGCAACTGGTGGCGATCGTACGGTCGGTGGGCACCGGCGACAGCGACGGCGAGGGCTCCGGCACCAAGGTGCTGGTCCTGGACGAGCCCACCTCCAGCCTCGACCGCGACGAGGTCCTCGAACTGTTCCGCCTGATGCGGCAGCTGCGGGACGAGGGCGTCGCGATCCTGTTCGTCTCGCACTTCCTCGACCAGATCTACGAGATCTGCGACCGGATGACCGTCCTGCGCAACGGCACGCTGGTCGGCGAGCACCTGGTCCGTGACCTCGACCAGGTCGGGCTGATCGAGCTGATGATCGGCAAGGCGCTGGACCAGCTGGAGGAACTCCACGACCACCAGCTGCACTCCGGCGTCGGCGAGACGCTGCTCAAGGCCGAGGGCCTGGGCCGCACCGGCGGCATCGCCCCCTTCGACCTGGAGATCAAGAAGGGCGAGGTCCTCGGACTCGCCGGCCTGCTCGGCTCGGGCCGCACCGAACTGGCCCGGCTGCTGTTCGGCGCCGACCAGCCCGACAGCGGCAAGGTGACCGTCGGCGGCGAGCAGGTGCCGATGAGCGCCCCGAACGACGCCATCGGCGCCGGGGTCGCGTTCTGCTCGGAGAACCGCAAGACCGAGGGCCTGGTCCCCGATCTGACGGTCCGGGAGAACATCATCCTCGCCCTCCAGGCGGCCCGCGGCTGGACCCGGCCCATCCCGGTCGCCCAGCGCGACGAACTCGTCGCCAAGTACATCAAGGCGCTCGACATCCGCCCCGCCAACCCGGAGGCCAGGGTCGGCCAGTTGAGCGGCGGCAACCAGCAGAAGGTGCTGCTCGCCCGCTGGCTGATCACCCAGCCGAAGCTGCTGATCCTGGACGAGCCCACGCGCGGCATCGACGTCGGCGCGAAGGCGGAGATCCAGAAGCTCGTCGTCTCCCTCTCCGAGGACGGCATGTCCGTGCTGTACATCGCGGCCGAGCTGGAGGAGGTCCTCCGGCTCAGCCACACCATCGGAGTGCTGCGCGACCGCCGGCTGGTGGCGCAGATCGCCAACGGGCCCGAGATCACTCCCAGCCGGATCCTGGAGACCATCGCGAGCGGAGAGCACCAGTGA